Proteins from a genomic interval of Sphingobacterium sp. SYP-B4668:
- a CDS encoding peptidylprolyl isomerase, with translation MMKRITLLCCAVLLSVSVLAKTPVFKYITITTDKGSCLLKLYNATPQHRDNFVKLVREGYYDSLLFHRVINHFMVQGGDPDSKHAVQGQALGEGGPSYTVNAEIQDTLFHKKGTIGAARDNNPAKASSGSQFYLVEGRVFTNEALDSLEQFKMKGRKFSEAQRKMYTTVGGTPHLDGNYTVFGELLSGIEVVDEIAQVKTDKQDRPIEDVKMYMKQLTRREALNLEREQQGLEAKNDFITRFFDIFSSPHY, from the coding sequence ATGATGAAACGAATAACGCTGCTGTGCTGTGCTGTGCTTTTAAGCGTGTCGGTTTTGGCCAAGACACCTGTATTTAAATACATTACGATTACCACTGATAAGGGCTCCTGTCTATTAAAATTGTACAATGCTACACCTCAGCATCGTGACAATTTTGTCAAGCTCGTGCGTGAAGGGTATTATGATAGCCTTTTGTTTCATCGGGTCATCAATCATTTTATGGTACAAGGAGGAGATCCTGACTCCAAGCATGCCGTTCAAGGGCAGGCACTGGGTGAGGGAGGGCCCAGCTATACCGTTAATGCTGAAATCCAAGATACATTGTTCCATAAAAAAGGCACTATTGGCGCGGCGCGGGATAATAATCCTGCCAAAGCATCTTCAGGGTCGCAGTTCTATTTGGTTGAGGGGCGAGTTTTTACTAATGAAGCGTTAGATAGCCTTGAACAATTTAAGATGAAGGGTCGAAAGTTTTCAGAGGCTCAACGTAAGATGTACACAACGGTCGGGGGAACTCCACATTTAGACGGAAATTATACCGTTTTTGGTGAATTGCTAAGCGGTATTGAGGTGGTAGATGAAATAGCACAGGTCAAAACGGATAAACAAGACCGACCTATCGAGGATGTAAAAATGTATATGAAGCAGTTAACCCGAAGAGAGGCGCTCAACTTGGAGAGAGAACAGCAAGGATTAGAAGCTAAGAACGATTTTATCACTCGGTTTTTTGATATTTTCTCATCACCACATTATTAG
- a CDS encoding low molecular weight protein-tyrosine-phosphatase gives MKILMVCLGNICRSPLAHGILQHLAQKHSLDWEIDSAGTGDWHIGHAPDHRSITVASKYGVDISQQRAQHFHTDFFEYYDRIFVMDEQNYKDVIAQATTDVQREKVTLFIPGSFVPDPYFDAKLFDPVYKMVEKRCLELIEELR, from the coding sequence ATGAAAATTTTAATGGTTTGCTTGGGGAATATCTGTAGGTCGCCCTTGGCTCATGGTATACTTCAACATCTAGCTCAAAAGCATAGCCTTGATTGGGAAATTGATTCAGCAGGAACAGGAGATTGGCATATTGGTCATGCTCCTGATCATCGTTCTATTACAGTAGCATCCAAATATGGAGTGGATATCAGTCAGCAACGTGCTCAGCACTTCCATACTGATTTTTTCGAATACTATGACCGTATATTTGTAATGGATGAGCAGAACTACAAGGATGTGATTGCACAGGCTACGACAGACGTACAACGAGAAAAAGTCACCCTTTTTATTCCGGGTTCGTTTGTGCCAGATCCTTATTTCGACGCCAAATTATTCGATCCAGTATATAAGATGGTGGAGAAGCGCTGTTTGGAATTGATTGAAGAGTTGCGTTAA